The following is a genomic window from Geoalkalibacter halelectricus.
AAGTCCTGCACGGCCTGCACGGGAAAATCGGCATCCTGCACCTTGGTTTCCTGCAAGCCGAGGATCTCGGGTTCATACTTGTCGATAACCGCTTTAAGCTGATGCAGGCGCGAGCGCAGCCCGTTGACGTTGAAACAAACTAATTTCATCGACCGCCCCAAGAATCACTGGCCCAGCGGGCGAAGATTGCCGCAATCGGAGGAAAGCCAGCGCGCCGTCTGCCTTACATTAATGGTCTCGGGGCTGCCGTCCACGTCCGTTTTGATCACGGCACGCCCGGTATATTCCCGGCTGCTCACGATGGTCACTTCACCCTCGCCGTGGGAGGGCGGATCATCATCGCAGGCAAAGCGCACGCGCAGGGTGTTTCCGCTGCGCTCGAGAATTTCCTGGGTGCAGTTCTCGTCGGCCAGGTGAAGTTGGTCGCGGGCGGCATCTTCTTCACTGATGCACACCCGAAAAGTGCTCTCATCCTCCCCGATACTCACTCCTTGCGCCGCCATCATCTGTTCCATCATCTGGCGCTGCTCGGGCGGCAGGGCGTCCAATTGGCGCCGCGCCTCCCGCATCATCTCTTCCATCTGCCCGCTCTGACTGGACATACGCACGGTATGTTCCCATAATCCGGGCTCGATCTTCAGATTT
Proteins encoded in this region:
- a CDS encoding DUF3617 domain-containing protein, with the translated sequence MKHTLSILAVCAALLIGSQVWGQNLKIEPGLWEHTVRMSSQSGQMEEMMREARRQLDALPPEQRQMMEQMMAAQGVSIGEDESTFRVCISEEDAARDQLHLADENCTQEILERSGNTLRVRFACDDDPPSHGEGEVTIVSSREYTGRAVIKTDVDGSPETINVRQTARWLSSDCGNLRPLGQ